The proteins below are encoded in one region of Halalkalicoccus jeotgali B3:
- a CDS encoding universal stress protein, whose protein sequence is MYDRILVPTDGSAGVERAIEQAAALADVHGATIHAVFVVNTASFASLPMETSWEGVSDMLREDGEKALERVRQIADRYGVPVETALIEGTPSKEVVRYAEAEGCDLIVMGTHGRGGIDRLLLGSVAERVVRGSPVPVLTVRVREEDLD, encoded by the coding sequence ATGTACGACCGGATTCTCGTTCCCACGGACGGGTCGGCGGGCGTCGAGCGCGCCATCGAACAGGCCGCGGCGCTCGCGGACGTCCACGGGGCGACGATCCACGCCGTCTTCGTCGTCAACACCGCGAGCTTCGCGAGCCTCCCGATGGAGACCTCCTGGGAGGGCGTCAGCGACATGCTCCGGGAGGACGGCGAGAAGGCGCTCGAACGCGTCCGGCAGATCGCCGATCGATACGGCGTCCCCGTCGAGACGGCCCTGATCGAGGGGACCCCTTCGAAGGAGGTCGTCCGATACGCGGAGGCGGAGGGCTGTGACCTGATCGTCATGGGCACCCACGGGCGGGGCGGGATCGACCGCCTCCTGCTGGGGAGCGTCGCCGAGCGCGTCGTCCGGGGCTCGCCGGTCCCCGTCCTCACCGTTCGGGTTCGTGAGGAGGACCTCGACTGA
- a CDS encoding NADPH:quinone reductase encodes MRAVRYHDHGGPEVLSVEEIERPEPGGHELLVRVAAAGVNPVDTYFREGSFQPYQLPMTPGSDFSGVVEETGDWTAGFEAGDRVFGTGLGRDHQGTYAEYALVPTDRVAHLPENVDFDAGGGAGVAAVTAWRALIDHAGLEPAETCLIHGGSGGVGHAAVGLAAATGAEVVTTAAPEYHDVLEELGADTVLDYADEDLEEAVGKYEPAVILDHRLDEYLDFDAAVAQQGARIVGIGNTRPQAGWENVPAARAKELTVQLMSMFNTPDLSARLERVARLMERETLSIHVDRCYPLEEAGEAQRAVVEESFLGKLMVEP; translated from the coding sequence ATGCGTGCGGTACGATACCACGACCACGGCGGCCCCGAAGTACTGAGCGTCGAGGAGATCGAGCGACCCGAACCGGGCGGACACGAACTGCTCGTCCGGGTCGCGGCCGCGGGGGTCAACCCCGTCGACACCTACTTCCGCGAGGGATCGTTCCAGCCCTATCAGCTGCCGATGACGCCCGGCTCGGACTTCTCGGGTGTCGTCGAGGAAACGGGCGACTGGACAGCCGGATTCGAGGCGGGCGATCGGGTGTTCGGAACCGGTCTCGGACGGGACCACCAGGGCACCTACGCCGAGTACGCGCTCGTGCCCACCGATAGGGTCGCCCACCTGCCCGAGAACGTCGACTTCGACGCGGGCGGCGGGGCGGGTGTCGCCGCCGTGACCGCGTGGCGCGCGCTGATCGACCACGCGGGCCTCGAACCCGCAGAGACCTGCCTGATCCACGGCGGTTCCGGCGGTGTCGGACACGCCGCCGTCGGACTGGCGGCGGCGACCGGCGCGGAAGTGGTGACGACCGCCGCGCCGGAGTACCACGACGTGTTGGAAGAACTGGGCGCCGATACCGTCCTCGACTACGCCGACGAGGACCTCGAAGAAGCGGTCGGGAAGTACGAACCGGCGGTGATCCTCGACCATCGCCTCGACGAGTACCTCGATTTCGACGCGGCGGTGGCCCAGCAGGGTGCGCGGATCGTCGGGATCGGCAACACCCGACCACAAGCGGGCTGGGAGAACGTCCCGGCCGCCCGTGCAAAGGAGCTCACCGTCCAGTTGATGAGCATGTTCAACACGCCCGACCTTTCGGCTCGTCTCGAACGGGTCGCGCGACTCATGGAGCGCGAGACGCTGTCGATCCACGTCGATCGGTGCTATCCACTTGAGGAGGCGGGCGAGGCCCAGCGCGCGGTGGTAGAGGAGAGCTTCCTCGGCAAACTCATGGTCGAACCCTGA
- a CDS encoding biotin--[acetyl-CoA-carboxylase] ligase — translation METRKALCDALASGPVSGPDLAEELGVSRNAVWKQVEELRESGFEIESTDAGYRVVSVPEFCGSAVEYGLDAPYEIEYHEAIDSTNARARELAKAGAGRVAVLAGEQTAGRGRLERAWSAPSGGIYLSIVLRPTMTPMQAPLLTLAGAVATTRALREAGVDAGIKWPNDILLASSGEKLVGILTEMEGEADRVSWVVCGIGVNANVDAAALPEGATSVREQVGDIDRRVFTQRLLEEFTTLRADPDAILDRWREHALTLGQRVRVETGAGDVVGRALDIESPGRLVIGTDEGEVRVHAGDCEHLRPV, via the coding sequence ATGGAAACACGGAAGGCACTCTGTGACGCCCTGGCCTCGGGGCCCGTCTCTGGCCCCGACCTCGCCGAGGAGTTGGGTGTATCGCGCAACGCCGTCTGGAAGCAGGTCGAGGAGCTTCGCGAATCGGGCTTCGAAATCGAGAGCACTGACGCAGGGTATCGAGTCGTCTCGGTTCCCGAGTTCTGTGGCTCGGCCGTCGAGTACGGGTTGGACGCCCCCTACGAGATCGAGTACCACGAGGCGATCGACAGCACGAACGCCCGGGCACGGGAGTTGGCGAAAGCCGGCGCGGGGCGCGTTGCCGTCCTCGCGGGCGAACAGACCGCCGGCCGGGGCCGGCTCGAACGGGCCTGGAGCGCTCCGAGCGGTGGGATCTATCTGAGCATCGTCCTTCGCCCCACGATGACGCCGATGCAGGCACCCCTCCTGACGCTTGCGGGTGCGGTGGCGACGACCCGCGCGCTCCGGGAGGCGGGCGTCGACGCCGGCATCAAATGGCCCAACGACATTTTACTGGCATCCTCGGGCGAGAAGCTCGTCGGGATCCTCACCGAGATGGAGGGCGAGGCCGATCGCGTCTCGTGGGTCGTCTGTGGGATCGGGGTCAACGCCAACGTCGACGCTGCTGCGCTCCCCGAGGGCGCGACCAGCGTCCGCGAGCAGGTCGGCGATATCGACCGACGCGTGTTCACCCAGCGCCTCCTCGAGGAATTCACGACGCTTCGGGCCGACCCCGACGCGATCCTCGACAGGTGGCGCGAGCACGCGCTCACGCTCGGCCAGCGCGTGCGCGTCGAAACAGGGGCGGGCGACGTCGTCGGTCGAGCACTCGACATCGAGTCCCCCGGCCGACTGGTGATCGGGACCGACGAGGGCGAGGTCCGGGTACACGCCGGGGACTGCGAGCACCTCCGACCGGTCTGA
- a CDS encoding amidohydrolase family protein yields MIVEGTVLRGPEYTPVEGRVVCEDGHITAIEEERVESDRIVVPAFINAHTHIGDSIAKEAGRGLTLEELVAPPDGLKHRLLRESDREEMVQAIKRSIQFMHAGGVTGFLDFREGGADGVSVLREAAEGLPVEAFAMGRDELAALEAGDGYGASGAADADFTREREAAREAGKPFGIHAGENRTDDIVPALDLDSDYLVHMVNASDEHLDRVEEQEIPVVVCPRANLVTNVGLPPMEELVERTTVALGTDNVMLNSPSMFREMEFAAKVTTLDAPEVLAMATRAGAELMGLDAGTIEEGREARLCVLDGDSDNLAGVRDPVRAVVRRAGVSDVSEVLHPAQHS; encoded by the coding sequence ATGATCGTCGAGGGGACCGTCCTCCGAGGGCCAGAGTACACCCCGGTCGAGGGACGGGTCGTCTGCGAGGACGGGCACATCACCGCAATCGAGGAAGAGCGCGTCGAGAGCGACCGAATCGTCGTTCCCGCCTTTATCAACGCCCACACCCACATCGGGGACTCCATCGCCAAGGAAGCGGGGCGAGGACTGACCCTGGAGGAACTCGTCGCGCCACCCGACGGGCTGAAACACCGTTTGCTTCGTGAGAGCGACCGCGAGGAGATGGTCCAAGCCATCAAGAGATCGATCCAGTTCATGCACGCGGGCGGCGTGACGGGCTTTCTCGACTTCCGCGAGGGCGGGGCCGACGGCGTCTCGGTCCTCAGAGAAGCGGCCGAGGGGCTCCCGGTCGAGGCCTTCGCGATGGGACGTGACGAACTCGCAGCCCTCGAAGCGGGCGACGGTTACGGCGCCAGCGGCGCGGCAGACGCCGATTTCACGCGCGAGCGCGAAGCGGCTCGCGAAGCGGGCAAGCCCTTCGGCATCCACGCTGGCGAGAACCGCACCGACGACATCGTCCCCGCGCTCGATCTCGACTCCGACTATCTCGTCCACATGGTCAACGCGAGCGACGAGCACCTCGACCGGGTTGAGGAACAGGAGATTCCGGTCGTCGTCTGTCCGCGGGCCAATCTGGTAACGAACGTGGGCCTGCCGCCCATGGAGGAACTGGTCGAGCGAACCACCGTCGCGCTCGGGACGGACAACGTGATGCTCAACAGCCCCTCGATGTTCCGCGAGATGGAGTTCGCCGCCAAGGTCACGACCCTCGACGCGCCCGAGGTGCTCGCGATGGCGACCCGCGCCGGTGCCGAGTTGATGGGGCTCGACGCCGGCACGATCGAGGAAGGGCGGGAGGCCCGATTGTGCGTCCTCGACGGCGATTCGGACAACCTCGCGGGGGTTCGGGATCCGGTGCGGGCGGTCGTACGCCGGGCCGGCGTCTCGGACGTCAGCGAGGTGCTCCACCCGGCGCAACACAGTTAA
- a CDS encoding acyl-CoA carboxylase subunit beta, with product MDDDIEELRELKAEAELGGGEDRIESQHEKGKMTARERIEYFLDEGTFHEFDQLRTHRNHNFGMEERKILGDGVVTGYGDVNGRKTFVFAHDFTVFGGSLGEVFAEKICKVMDTAMEVGAPIVGLNDSAGARIQEGVVSLAGFTEIFHRNQKASGVVPQISGIMGPCAGGAVYSPSITDFIFMVKDTSHMYITGPGVIETVTGEQVTQEELGGARTHANQTGVAQFAAESEKAALDDIKRLLSYVPQNNVEDPPRVEPWDDPERRDEELNRIVPDEPRKPYDMVDVIDGVTDEGAFFEVAPEFAKNIVVGFSRLDGHSIGVVANQPRANAGTLTVDSSMKASRFVRFCDAFNVPILTFVDVPGYMPGTDQEHRGIIRHGAKLLYAYSEATVPLLTVITRKAYGGAYCVMASKHLGADVNYAWPTSEIAVMGPQGAVNILYRQELEEADDTEKRRQELIDEYREEFANPYTAADRGFVDDVIEPADTRSRLVDDLEMLRSKRESQPEKKHGNIPL from the coding sequence ATCGACGACGACATCGAGGAGCTCCGCGAACTGAAGGCGGAGGCCGAACTCGGCGGGGGCGAAGACCGTATCGAGTCCCAACACGAGAAGGGCAAGATGACCGCCAGAGAGCGCATCGAGTACTTCCTCGACGAGGGTACCTTCCACGAGTTCGACCAGCTTCGGACCCACCGGAACCACAACTTCGGAATGGAGGAACGCAAGATCCTCGGCGACGGCGTCGTCACGGGCTACGGCGACGTCAACGGCAGAAAGACGTTCGTCTTCGCCCACGACTTCACCGTCTTCGGGGGCTCCCTCGGGGAGGTGTTCGCCGAGAAGATCTGTAAGGTGATGGATACCGCCATGGAGGTCGGTGCGCCCATCGTCGGGCTGAACGACTCCGCGGGCGCGCGCATCCAGGAGGGCGTGGTCTCGCTTGCGGGCTTTACCGAGATCTTCCACCGAAACCAGAAAGCCAGCGGCGTGGTCCCACAGATCTCCGGGATCATGGGGCCGTGTGCGGGCGGGGCGGTCTACTCGCCCTCGATCACGGACTTCATCTTCATGGTCAAGGACACGAGCCACATGTACATCACCGGCCCGGGGGTGATCGAGACCGTCACCGGCGAGCAGGTCACCCAGGAGGAACTGGGCGGCGCGCGCACGCACGCGAACCAGACCGGGGTCGCGCAGTTCGCCGCCGAGAGCGAGAAGGCCGCGCTGGACGACATCAAGCGCTTGCTCTCCTACGTTCCCCAGAACAACGTCGAGGACCCCCCGAGGGTGGAACCGTGGGACGACCCCGAGCGCCGGGACGAGGAACTCAACCGGATCGTCCCCGACGAGCCCCGCAAGCCCTACGACATGGTCGACGTGATCGACGGGGTCACCGATGAGGGGGCCTTCTTCGAGGTCGCCCCCGAGTTCGCGAAGAACATCGTCGTCGGCTTCTCCCGGCTCGACGGCCACTCCATCGGGGTGGTCGCCAACCAGCCACGGGCCAACGCCGGGACCCTGACGGTGGATTCGAGCATGAAGGCCTCGCGGTTCGTCCGGTTCTGTGACGCCTTCAACGTCCCCATCCTCACCTTCGTCGACGTGCCCGGCTATATGCCCGGGACGGATCAGGAACACCGGGGGATCATCCGTCACGGCGCGAAACTGCTGTACGCCTACTCGGAGGCGACGGTGCCGTTGCTGACGGTGATTACCCGCAAGGCCTACGGCGGGGCCTACTGCGTGATGGCCTCGAAACACCTCGGGGCGGACGTCAACTACGCCTGGCCCACAAGCGAGATCGCGGTGATGGGTCCCCAGGGCGCGGTGAACATCCTCTACCGCCAGGAACTCGAGGAGGCCGACGACACCGAGAAACGGCGCCAGGAGCTGATCGACGAGTACAGAGAGGAGTTCGCGAACCCGTATACCGCCGCCGACAGGGGCTTCGTCGACGACGTGATCGAACCCGCAGACACCCGCTCGCGGCTCGTCGACGACCTCGAAATGCTGCGCTCGAAACGCGAGTCCCAACCGGAGAAGAAACATGGAAACATCCCACTATAA
- a CDS encoding SDR family NAD(P)-dependent oxidoreductase, with product MSANFEYDGRVVLVTGACGALGSAVCEAFDAAGASVHATDVIDVESEDSLLDPDRVEFHRGDLTDEDDVERVVEAVVDSAGRLDYLANVAGTWMGGQPIDETDLSEFETVLDVNLKSAFLVSKHALPHLRETDGAIVSVSARASLKGGEGDGPYRASKAGVRLLTETLAEENRGTVRANCVMPSVIDTPANREMMDPKEEWVDPADIAEVFLVLCSDATGPTSGAAVPVYGEA from the coding sequence ATGTCCGCGAACTTCGAATACGACGGGCGGGTGGTACTGGTGACTGGCGCCTGTGGCGCGCTCGGCAGCGCGGTCTGCGAGGCGTTCGACGCGGCGGGCGCAAGCGTCCACGCGACCGACGTGATCGACGTCGAGAGCGAGGATTCGCTGCTCGATCCCGACCGCGTCGAGTTTCATCGGGGCGACCTCACCGACGAGGACGACGTCGAGCGGGTCGTCGAGGCGGTCGTCGACTCGGCGGGCCGACTCGATTATCTGGCGAACGTCGCCGGGACGTGGATGGGCGGCCAGCCCATCGACGAGACCGACCTCTCGGAGTTCGAGACGGTCCTCGATGTGAACCTGAAAAGCGCCTTTCTGGTCTCGAAACACGCCCTGCCCCATCTCCGGGAGACCGACGGTGCAATCGTCTCGGTCTCGGCGCGGGCCTCCCTCAAGGGCGGTGAGGGCGACGGTCCCTACCGGGCCTCGAAGGCCGGCGTTCGGCTGCTGACCGAGACCCTCGCCGAGGAGAACCGCGGGACGGTTCGAGCCAACTGCGTCATGCCCAGCGTGATCGACACGCCCGCGAACCGCGAGATGATGGACCCCAAGGAGGAGTGGGTCGATCCCGCCGACATCGCCGAGGTGTTTCTGGTCCTCTGTAGCGACGCGACGGGTCCCACGAGCGGCGCAGCAGTCCCGGTCTATGGCGAGGCCTGA
- a CDS encoding acetyl-CoA carboxylase biotin carboxylase subunit, whose translation MFRKVLVANRGEIAVRVMRACEELNISTVAVYSEADTDSGHVRYADEAYNVGPARAADSYLDHEAVIEAARKADADAIHPGYGFLAENATFAAKVEETDGITWIGPKSDAMEQLGEKTKARRIMQEAGVPIVPGTTDPVEEPEQVREFGEEHGYPVAIKAEGGGGGRGMKIVHDPEEADEQLESAKREGEAYFDNDSVYVERFLENPRHIEVQILADHAGNVRHLGERDCSLQRRHQKVIEEGPSPALTDELRERIGEAARRGVSAAEYTNAGTVEFLVEEDVEREGGELLGSETDFYFLEVNTRIQVEHTVTEEITGIDIVKWQLRVAAGEEIGFAQDEIEIDGHAMEFRINAENAAEEFAPSTGGKLETYDPPGGIGVRMDDALRQGDSIVTDYDSMIAKLIVYGSDREECLSRSLRALREYEIEGIVTVIPFHRLMLADERFVSGTHTTKYLDDELDRSRIEEAQAQWGSETDGASDDEDVVHREFTVEVNGKRFEVDLEERGAQAVGSAGGGGAAQPPQPAGGSDSGGEEVAADGEQVTAEMQGTILSVEVEEGDEVESGDVLCVLEAMKMENDVVASSGGTVAQVLVGEGESVDMGDTLVVID comes from the coding sequence ATGTTCAGGAAAGTCTTAGTCGCGAACCGAGGTGAGATCGCCGTGCGCGTCATGCGCGCGTGTGAGGAACTCAACATCAGCACGGTCGCCGTCTACAGCGAGGCCGACACGGATTCGGGCCACGTCAGATACGCCGACGAGGCGTACAACGTCGGCCCTGCGCGGGCCGCCGACTCGTATCTCGATCACGAGGCGGTGATAGAGGCCGCACGGAAGGCCGACGCCGACGCGATCCACCCCGGATACGGCTTTCTCGCGGAGAACGCGACGTTCGCCGCGAAGGTCGAGGAGACGGATGGCATCACGTGGATCGGCCCGAAGAGCGACGCGATGGAGCAACTGGGCGAGAAGACCAAGGCCCGCCGGATCATGCAGGAGGCGGGCGTGCCGATCGTCCCCGGGACGACCGACCCCGTCGAGGAACCCGAACAGGTACGGGAATTCGGCGAGGAACACGGCTATCCGGTCGCGATCAAGGCAGAAGGCGGCGGGGGCGGGCGCGGGATGAAGATCGTCCACGATCCCGAGGAGGCTGACGAGCAGCTCGAAAGCGCGAAACGCGAGGGCGAGGCGTACTTCGACAACGACTCGGTGTACGTCGAGCGCTTCCTCGAGAACCCCCGGCACATCGAGGTCCAGATCCTCGCCGACCACGCCGGCAACGTCCGGCATCTGGGCGAACGGGACTGCTCGCTGCAGCGGCGCCACCAGAAGGTCATCGAGGAGGGTCCGAGCCCGGCGCTGACCGACGAACTCAGAGAGCGGATCGGCGAAGCCGCCCGCCGGGGCGTGAGCGCCGCCGAGTACACCAACGCCGGCACCGTCGAGTTCCTCGTCGAGGAGGACGTAGAGCGGGAGGGCGGCGAACTGCTGGGCTCGGAGACGGACTTCTACTTCCTCGAAGTGAATACGAGGATCCAGGTCGAACACACCGTCACCGAGGAGATCACGGGCATCGACATCGTCAAGTGGCAACTTCGGGTCGCCGCCGGCGAGGAGATCGGGTTCGCACAGGACGAAATCGAGATCGACGGCCACGCGATGGAGTTCCGGATCAACGCCGAGAACGCGGCCGAGGAGTTCGCGCCCTCGACCGGCGGGAAACTCGAAACCTACGACCCGCCGGGTGGGATCGGCGTGCGCATGGACGACGCGCTCAGGCAGGGCGATTCGATCGTGACGGATTACGACTCGATGATCGCGAAGCTGATTGTGTACGGCAGCGACCGCGAGGAGTGTCTCTCGCGGAGCCTGCGCGCACTGCGCGAGTACGAGATCGAGGGGATCGTGACCGTGATCCCGTTCCACCGACTGATGCTCGCCGACGAGCGGTTCGTCTCGGGTACCCACACCACGAAGTACCTCGACGACGAGCTGGACAGGAGTCGCATCGAGGAGGCCCAAGCTCAGTGGGGCAGCGAGACCGACGGCGCGAGCGACGACGAAGACGTCGTCCACCGCGAGTTCACCGTCGAGGTCAACGGCAAGCGTTTCGAGGTCGATCTCGAAGAACGAGGCGCCCAGGCGGTCGGTAGCGCAGGCGGTGGCGGCGCCGCACAGCCCCCCCAGCCGGCCGGGGGAAGCGACTCCGGTGGCGAGGAGGTCGCCGCCGACGGCGAGCAAGTGACGGCGGAGATGCAGGGCACCATCCTCTCGGTGGAAGTCGAGGAGGGCGACGAGGTCGAAAGCGGCGACGTGCTCTGTGTGCTCGAAGCGATGAAGATGGAAAACGACGTGGTCGCCTCCTCGGGCGGGACCGTCGCGCAGGTTCTGGTCGGCGAGGGAGAAAGCGTCGACATGGGCGATACCCTGGTGGTCATCGACTGA
- a CDS encoding DUF7504 family protein: MTQTSQSVTPGGIGEDGDGPATILLRGPSEEAWGPIWDQRDPARMNVLAITTQLDPLEWVDACERQLGELPVKTGAIRIGTPIAPATPERPTHETVDLPLTAVERPSDLAELYTAINLYITEWLHTDQQTVIWLESLTPVIEHVGTRRTASFVEALAKRLRMTGAIAYVRVDPRDHDDHTLSMIGDAFDRVVAVETTENAVADSREQRVLRVLRDAGTLSIETIAGRVAADENAHHPEGRDPANARLVAIDLYHAGLPKLADDELVSVDWTGRTAALAVEPAHVDRLLDRTHRRDD, from the coding sequence ATGACGCAGACCTCACAGTCGGTCACGCCGGGTGGGATCGGGGAGGACGGCGACGGTCCGGCGACGATCCTGCTCCGGGGGCCCTCCGAGGAAGCCTGGGGACCGATCTGGGACCAGCGCGATCCGGCGAGGATGAACGTGCTGGCGATCACGACGCAGTTGGACCCCCTCGAATGGGTCGACGCCTGCGAGCGACAACTCGGCGAACTGCCCGTCAAGACGGGCGCGATCCGTATCGGAACGCCGATCGCTCCCGCGACCCCCGAGCGCCCGACCCACGAGACGGTCGACCTGCCGCTGACGGCCGTCGAGCGCCCGAGCGATCTGGCCGAACTCTACACTGCGATCAACCTCTACATCACCGAGTGGCTCCACACCGACCAGCAGACGGTGATCTGGCTCGAATCGCTGACGCCGGTGATCGAACACGTCGGGACCAGACGAACGGCGTCGTTCGTCGAGGCCCTCGCGAAGCGCCTGCGGATGACCGGCGCGATCGCCTACGTGCGGGTCGACCCGCGCGACCACGACGACCACACCCTCTCGATGATCGGGGACGCCTTCGACCGTGTCGTGGCGGTCGAAACCACGGAGAACGCCGTGGCCGACTCGCGCGAACAGCGGGTGTTGCGGGTGCTGCGGGACGCGGGAACCCTTTCGATCGAGACGATCGCCGGCCGGGTCGCCGCCGACGAGAACGCCCACCACCCCGAGGGACGCGACCCCGCGAACGCGCGTCTGGTCGCGATCGATCTCTACCACGCCGGGCTCCCCAAACTGGCCGACGACGAGCTGGTGAGCGTCGACTGGACGGGACGAACCGCCGCACTCGCGGTCGAGCCGGCACACGTCGACCGACTCCTCGACCGAACTCATAGACGAGACGACTAG
- a CDS encoding sodium-dependent transporter, which produces MSQRETWATRTGFILAAVGSAVGLGNIWRFPFQTSANGGAAFLVVYLAAVLLIGIPVILAEFAIGRRANVDAVKAFRNLDKPNWRFVGAIGILASFWTLSYYSVVGGWVTRYIAGSVTGNALAAPESYFGAVSAGVPAVITHAIFIAVTIGIVAFGIERGIELATKFMVPSIVVLLVILAGFAATLPGAGEGYAFFLSPDFGVVAENWQSILPAAFGQALFSLSLGFSVMITYASYLGSDDSLYADGLAIAITNTFVGVLAGLVVMPLLFAQGVPPGEGGAGAVFIAIPTALAELPGGGLVGQVIGVVFFAVVFIAALSSAISLLEAVVAYAVDTFGIARAPAAVGLGIAGFLLGIPSALDTAWLDWFDGLGVTLFLPLAVLAVVVFVGWIMGGEAVDELRRGSSLGVGPAWLWSLRTFVLVVVLVVVALNFNDLFLTPETGYYIVPAPLQ; this is translated from the coding sequence ATGTCACAACGAGAGACGTGGGCGACCAGAACGGGGTTCATCCTGGCCGCCGTCGGCAGTGCGGTTGGCCTGGGGAACATCTGGCGGTTCCCGTTCCAGACCTCGGCCAACGGCGGGGCGGCCTTCCTGGTCGTCTATCTGGCGGCGGTGTTGTTGATCGGGATCCCGGTGATCCTCGCGGAGTTCGCGATCGGGCGACGGGCGAACGTCGACGCCGTCAAGGCGTTTCGTAACCTCGATAAGCCGAATTGGCGCTTCGTCGGGGCGATCGGAATCCTCGCGTCCTTCTGGACGCTGTCGTACTACAGCGTCGTCGGCGGGTGGGTCACCCGCTACATCGCCGGCAGCGTCACCGGCAACGCGCTCGCGGCCCCCGAGAGCTACTTCGGGGCGGTCTCGGCTGGCGTCCCCGCGGTCATCACTCACGCGATCTTCATCGCGGTGACGATCGGTATCGTCGCCTTCGGCATCGAACGGGGGATCGAACTCGCGACGAAGTTCATGGTCCCGAGCATCGTCGTCCTGCTCGTGATTCTGGCGGGATTCGCCGCCACGCTGCCCGGCGCGGGCGAGGGCTACGCCTTCTTCCTCTCGCCCGATTTCGGCGTGGTCGCCGAGAACTGGCAGTCGATCCTGCCGGCGGCGTTCGGACAGGCGCTCTTTTCGCTGTCGCTCGGCTTTTCGGTGATGATCACCTACGCGTCGTACCTCGGGAGTGACGACAGCCTCTATGCCGACGGACTGGCGATCGCGATCACGAACACGTTCGTGGGTGTGCTCGCGGGACTGGTCGTCATGCCGCTGCTGTTCGCTCAGGGCGTCCCGCCGGGCGAGGGCGGTGCCGGTGCGGTGTTCATCGCGATTCCGACGGCGCTCGCGGAACTGCCCGGCGGTGGACTGGTCGGACAGGTCATCGGCGTCGTCTTCTTCGCGGTCGTCTTCATCGCCGCGCTGTCGTCGGCGATCAGTCTGCTCGAGGCCGTCGTCGCCTACGCCGTCGACACCTTCGGAATCGCCCGCGCGCCGGCCGCCGTCGGGCTGGGGATCGCCGGCTTCCTTCTCGGAATTCCCTCGGCGCTCGACACCGCGTGGCTCGACTGGTTCGACGGGCTCGGCGTGACGCTGTTCCTGCCGCTTGCGGTGCTTGCGGTCGTCGTGTTCGTCGGCTGGATCATGGGCGGGGAGGCTGTCGACGAACTCCGGCGTGGCTCCTCGCTTGGCGTCGGGCCGGCGTGGCTGTGGTCGCTGCGGACGTTCGTGCTCGTCGTCGTGCTGGTGGTCGTCGCACTCAACTTCAACGACCTCTTTCTCACGCCCGAGACGGGCTACTACATCGTTCCGGCCCCGCTGCAGTAG
- a CDS encoding HalOD1 output domain-containing protein: MSQDDPIRRPDTTEGEGTTHEIHYPPTADTSPIVAVTTAIAAARDQAPMDLVPPLESVVDTDSIRDHLDNESDDDPLSFRYKDCAVTVHASGRIVVETDRPRQPKCDAPEQVRSLIEDRYIPGTGTEQTERRRAILAAYAFLRGQGSARRSDFIREVYPCYPGEYAIPDGGWWETVVKPGLGACPDVAKGNAMWYYVGD, encoded by the coding sequence ATGTCACAAGACGACCCGATCCGCCGGCCGGACACGACTGAAGGCGAGGGCACCACCCACGAGATCCACTACCCGCCCACCGCCGACACGTCGCCCATCGTCGCCGTCACGACGGCCATCGCCGCCGCCAGAGACCAAGCCCCGATGGACCTCGTCCCGCCGCTGGAATCGGTCGTCGACACCGATTCGATCCGCGATCACCTCGACAACGAGAGCGACGACGACCCGCTCTCGTTTCGCTACAAAGACTGTGCGGTCACCGTCCACGCGAGCGGGCGGATCGTCGTCGAAACCGACCGACCGCGCCAGCCCAAATGCGACGCTCCCGAGCAGGTCCGCAGCCTCATCGAGGACCGATACATCCCGGGGACCGGCACCGAACAGACCGAACGCCGACGGGCGATCCTTGCCGCCTACGCTTTCCTTAGGGGCCAGGGCAGCGCCCGCCGGAGCGACTTCATCCGCGAGGTCTATCCCTGCTATCCGGGCGAGTACGCGATTCCCGACGGCGGGTGGTGGGAGACCGTCGTCAAGCCCGGACTCGGGGCCTGTCCCGACGTCGCGAAGGGCAACGCGATGTGGTACTACGTCGGCGACTGA